AACTGCCGGTAAACAAGACGGCGTTAGTGGTCGGCGGTGGCGTGGCCGGCATGACCTGCGCTCTTTCCATAGCCAACCAGGGACACGAGGTTTACCTCCTGGAGAAGGAATCCGTTCTTGGGGGAATAACGCGGAGAATTCATTCCACCCTGGAAGGGCTGGATGTTCAGGCCTATTTGGACGATCTGGTGCGCAAGGTTTACCAGCACCCCATGGTGCATGTGTATACTGACGCTGAAATTACTGACGCCACCGGTTATGTGGGCAATTTCGTAACCACGGTGAAGTCTAAAAGAGGGGTCACTGAGATTAAACACGGCGCGGCCGTTATCGCTATTGGCGCCGAAGTGTCCACACCCACCGAGTACCTTTATGGAGAAGATGACCGGGTCATGACCCACCTCGAGTTGGAGGAGCGGATCAACGAAGGCGACGAAAAAGTGGTTAACGCGGAAAGTCTCGTGATGATCCAGTGCGTTGGCTGCAGGAATGAAGACAGAAATTACTGCAGCAGGGTATGTTGCAGCGAGTCCGTAAAGAACGCGCTGAAGCTTAAAGAGATAAATCCGGAAATGGATATTTACATCCTCTTCAGAGACGTCAGAACATATGGATTAAAAGAGGATTATTACAGGGAAGCAGCGAGTAAAAATATTAGGTTCATCCGCTATGAACAGGATGATAAGCCCGAAGTGGAACCTGGCGAGTCGGATGAGGGCAAGCCGGTTCTGAAAGTTACCGTGACAGATTTTGTTTTAGGGAATAAGATTGAATTGGATGCTGATGTGCTTGCTTTGGCTGCCGCTATTGTTCCCTCGGAAGAAACCAATAAAATAGCCTCGCAATTCAAGGTGGTTTTAAGCCCGGACGGTTTCTTCAAGGAAGCGCATGTCAAGTTAAGACCTGTTGAGTTTAACACGGACGGCGTTTATCTGTGTGGGCTGGCTCACTATCCCAAGTTCTTGCAGGAAACAATCAACCAGGCTTATGGGGCCGCCGGCCGGGTGTTAACGCTTCTCTCGCATGATATAGTTATAGCTTCCGGTTCCGTCTGCCAGGTGGATGAGAAGAAGTGCATGGGGTGCGGGGCATGCGCCTCTGTCTGTACGTATGGCTCCCTGGCTGTTCAGGAGACGCGGCAGGGCAAGAAGGTTACAGTAAATCCCGTTCTATGCAAAGGATGCGGTCTCTGTAACTCGAAGTGTCCCACAGGGGCGATACAGTTGAAGCACTTTACCGATGATCAGATCACGGTCCAAATTGACGCGATGTTTGCGGAATAAAACCTTGATTACTAACAAGGGGGTGAGAGCGAATGAGTGCAAAATTTAAACCGAAGGTAATAGGCTTCGTATGCCACTGGTGAGCATACGGCGCTGCTGACTTGGCTGGAGTTTCCAGACTACAATATTCGACTGAAATGAGACTTGTTCACGTCATGTGTTCCGGTAGGGTCGACATGGCGCATGTACTCCGAGCTTTCTCAAAAGGAATGGACGGGGTGTTTATCGGCGGCTGCCATTTTAATGATTGTAATTATAGTGCCGGCGGGAATTTCCATGCGCTGAACATGACGCTTCTGACCAAAAAAATAATGGAACACATCGGGCTGAACCCCGAGAGATTAAGAATGAGAGTTATGTCCGGCAGTGAAGGAAACCTTTATGCCGAGCATGTCAATGACTTTAACAAGAAAGTTAAAGAAATAGGGCCGTTTGGCAAAAATGAAGGAATAGACAAAGAAGAATTGATTTCCAGGATAGAAAAAGTTATAAAGCTGGTTCCGTACATTAAAGTAATGATGAATAAGAAGCTGGCGGTACGTCAAGTGAACCCGGAAGACCCGGAAGAATGTGATAAGTATTTCACAATTGACGAGATAGACAAGTTACTTAATGAAAGAATCTCATACTATATTGAACCGGAGAAGTGCCAGGCCTGTACGACTTGCGCCAGGAGATGCCCAATGGGTGCTGTTATCAGCGCCAAGGGTCAGGTCCATATAATCGATCAGGAGAAATGTATCAGATGCGGCGCCTGCATTGCAGGCTGCCCGCCCCGCTTCAGCGCGATCAGGAAGATTGAGGCCGGCGAGCCGGTTCCGCCTCCCCTTCCTGAGGGAGAAAGGGCTGTGGTCAGAAAGGGTAAGGAAGTTAGTTAAGGCAATGGAAGTGATTACCATATTGGAGTAGCATAAATGCCGGAGTAAATTCCGGCATTTTATGTCTCAAATATTTAGCTGCCATGCGTTCTGCATAGCTGTCAAAAGAAAAAATAATAATTACTTTGTCATGCATAATTCTTGACAACAATTAGTGAAATGTATATCATGATTAATTGAAATAGTTTTATTAAAAAGTAAATTGGTACGTTTTTTGTAATTTTTTACTAGTTGACTAAAGTTACTCCCGGGTTACCAGTATTTTATTTCGAGGGCATTTAGTTATTAAGTAAGAAATTCATTATGAACAGTCGTACTGTCGTTCTTTTGAGATAATCTGCCAGAGGCAGTTTATCATAAAGTAGTTAGTTAAAATAATCACAAAATGGTCAAAGAGTAAGGAGGGGAACAAATGGGAGAAGCAGTCACTAAGTGTCGGTGTGATTTGCAAGCTGAACTGGAAAAAGTGATTGCCCAGCACGAAGGAAGAAAGGACGATTTAATCGAAGTATTGTATTGGGTTCAGGAGAATTACGGTTATGTTCCGAAAGACGTACAACTTGTAATTTCCGAGAAGATGAACGTACCTTTAAGTGCTATTAATGGGGTAATTACTTTTTACCATCTCTTCTCATTAAAGCCAAAAGGCGAGTATGAGATTTCACTCTGTAAGGGGACGGCCTGTTATGTGCGGGGAGCGCCGCAAGTTTTGGAACGGTTTGAAAAAGAATTGGGAATTAAGCCGCATGACTCTACGGACGACAATATGTTCTCTCTTGAAGTGGTCAGGTGCCTGGGAGCTTGTGGTTTGGCTCCGGTTCTTACGATCAATAAAGCGCCGCGCCCCCGGATGAAACCCGATCTTGTCCCGGGAATCATTAATGAGTTAAGAAATAAGAGTAAGGACTCAGAAGAATAATCAAGCCGGAAGCATAATGCCGACAGCCAAAAGAATGATTTTGGAAAGAGGAGCGAAGCTAAAGCAATAAAATGCGTGAACTTTCTCATCACCTTTTAGATATCATCGAAAACTCGCTGGCTGCAGGCGCGTCCACCGTCAGGATAACGGTAATTGAAGACTCTGCCGGAGATATCTTGAGTTTTGAGGTTGGAGATAACGGTGGGGGAATGAATGAAGAAGAAATTGAACAAATTTTTGATCCATTTGTCACAAGCCGCCGTTTGAGAAGGGTTGGCTTGGGCATACCTTTGCTTCAACAGGCGGCGCGCGCTTGTGGGGGTGATCTGATTATCCAATCGGAGAAAGGGAAAGGGACGACAGTAAAGGCAACCTTTCAGCGTTCGCATATTGACCGGATGCCCTTGGGTGATGTAGCCGCTACATTAGTGGCTGCGGTGGCTGCCAATCCGGATGTGAATTTACTGTATAATCATCTGGTAGACGGACGTCAGTTTGTTTTTGACACCAGTTGGTTAATTGGTAAATTTAAAGAACTGCCCCTGAATGATATTGAAGTTTTGAGCTGGATAAAGGAATTTTGCCGGGATGGTATTAAAAAATTATACCGGGGTGAGAAATGATGAAACCATTAAAATCAATTCAGGATTTGGAGGCGTTAAAAGAAGCCGCGCTGGATAGAATCAAAGAGCGGCAAGTAGCCGGCAAGACTACAATAGTGGTGGGAATGGGAACCTGTGGAATAACCGCCGGAGCGAGAGAAGTAATGATGGCAATTATTGATGAAGTAAGTAAGAGAAATATTTCTGACGTAATTGTCAGCCAGGCGGGTTGCGTCGGGATGTGCCAGCATGAGCCCATGCTGGAAGTAATCAAGCCGGGTATGCCCAATGTCATGTACGGTCATATTGACGAGGAAAAAGCCCGGCGGCTCGTGCTTGAACATGTTGTCAACGGCCATGTGATTGAGGAATGGGCGATAGTGCAACGAGATTAGTTGAAATTGTGAGAGGAGGGTCCGGTTATGCAGTTTTATCGGTCACATGTTTTGGTTTGTTCAGGATCGGCATGTGTTCTGTCGGGTTGCCAAACCGTTAAAGAAGCTCTTGCCGAAGGAATAAAAAAGCAACAGCTTGATAATGAAATTCAACTTATTGAAACCGGATGCATGGGTCTTTGCGACTTGGGTCCGCGCTTAATAGT
This DNA window, taken from Pelotomaculum isophthalicicum JI, encodes the following:
- a CDS encoding (2Fe-2S) ferredoxin domain-containing protein, translating into MMKPLKSIQDLEALKEAALDRIKERQVAGKTTIVVGMGTCGITAGAREVMMAIIDEVSKRNISDVIVSQAGCVGMCQHEPMLEVIKPGMPNVMYGHIDEEKARRLVLEHVVNGHVIEEWAIVQRD
- a CDS encoding hydrogenase iron-sulfur subunit translates to MSAKFKPKVIGFVCHWUAYGAADLAGVSRLQYSTEMRLVHVMCSGRVDMAHVLRAFSKGMDGVFIGGCHFNDCNYSAGGNFHALNMTLLTKKIMEHIGLNPERLRMRVMSGSEGNLYAEHVNDFNKKVKEIGPFGKNEGIDKEELISRIEKVIKLVPYIKVMMNKKLAVRQVNPEDPEECDKYFTIDEIDKLLNERISYYIEPEKCQACTTCARRCPMGAVISAKGQVHIIDQEKCIRCGACIAGCPPRFSAIRKIEAGEPVPPPLPEGERAVVRKGKEVS
- a CDS encoding complex I 24 kDa subunit family protein; its protein translation is MGEAVTKCRCDLQAELEKVIAQHEGRKDDLIEVLYWVQENYGYVPKDVQLVISEKMNVPLSAINGVITFYHLFSLKPKGEYEISLCKGTACYVRGAPQVLERFEKELGIKPHDSTDDNMFSLEVVRCLGACGLAPVLTINKAPRPRMKPDLVPGIINELRNKSKDSEE
- a CDS encoding ATP-binding protein, whose amino-acid sequence is MRELSHHLLDIIENSLAAGASTVRITVIEDSAGDILSFEVGDNGGGMNEEEIEQIFDPFVTSRRLRRVGLGIPLLQQAARACGGDLIIQSEKGKGTTVKATFQRSHIDRMPLGDVAATLVAAVAANPDVNLLYNHLVDGRQFVFDTSWLIGKFKELPLNDIEVLSWIKEFCRDGIKKLYRGEK